Proteins encoded by one window of Nitrincola iocasae:
- the tolR gene encoding protein TolR: protein MMEWRTRKKRSLNAEINVVPYIEVMVVLLVIFMLTTPMLTQGVDVDLPQASAEPVEAEDQEPLIVSVDKDGNYYINVGGDDSEIADADAIRQRITSVLNENPNKLLLVRGDKNVTYDRVVQLMVLLQQAGAPSVGLVTE from the coding sequence ATGATGGAATGGCGTACTCGCAAAAAGCGTAGTCTAAATGCAGAAATCAATGTGGTACCTTATATTGAGGTCATGGTGGTTCTGTTGGTGATTTTTATGCTGACAACGCCGATGCTGACGCAGGGGGTGGATGTAGATTTGCCTCAGGCCAGCGCGGAACCGGTAGAAGCCGAAGATCAGGAGCCGCTGATCGTTTCGGTGGATAAGGATGGAAATTATTACATCAATGTGGGTGGTGATGATTCCGAGATTGCGGATGCAGATGCGATCAGACAGCGGATCACCAGTGTGTTGAATGAAAACCCTAACAAGCTTCTGCTGGTCAGGGGTGATAAAAATGTGACCTATGATCGAGTGGTGCAACTGATGGTGCTGTTGCAGCAGGCGGGCGCGCCCAGTGTTGGTTTGGTCACAGAGTAG
- the tolQ gene encoding protein TolQ, whose product MQDKLSIWSLVVEASFIVQLIMLTLMITSFVSWVMIFQRRSVIRAAQRSMRTFEERFWSGADLGQLYREVSQQPNENCGVENIFRAGLKEFTRLTQQGKADPDVVMNGIQRRMRVAMSREEEKLAKHLPFLATVGSTSPYMGLFGTVWGIMNTFRSLATVPHATISVVAPGISEALITTAIGLFAAIPAVIAYNRYAAQSETLLSNYETFADEFSSILYRRLHAL is encoded by the coding sequence GTGCAAGACAAGTTATCCATCTGGTCTCTTGTAGTAGAGGCCAGTTTTATCGTTCAGCTTATCATGCTGACGCTCATGATTACCTCATTTGTTTCCTGGGTGATGATCTTTCAGCGCCGCTCTGTGATTCGTGCGGCACAGCGCTCTATGCGTACTTTCGAAGAGCGCTTCTGGTCGGGTGCCGACCTAGGACAACTGTATCGCGAAGTCAGCCAGCAGCCAAATGAAAATTGTGGTGTCGAAAATATTTTTCGTGCCGGTTTGAAAGAATTTACCCGCCTTACCCAGCAGGGAAAAGCCGATCCCGATGTGGTCATGAACGGCATCCAGCGACGCATGCGGGTGGCGATGTCTCGCGAAGAAGAAAAGTTGGCAAAGCATCTGCCATTTTTGGCAACGGTAGGTTCTACCAGTCCTTATATGGGTCTTTTTGGCACCGTTTGGGGAATTATGAATACGTTCCGAAGTCTAGCTACTGTACCCCATGCAACAATATCGGTGGTGGCGCCGGGAATTTCAGAGGCATTGATCACAACGGCAATTGGTTTGTTCGCCGCTATTCCAGCTGTTATTGCTTACAACCGCTATGCGGCGCAGTCGGAAACACTGCTAAGCAACTATGAAACCTTTGCCGATGAGTTCTCCAGTATACTCTACCGTCGCCTGCATGCACTTTGA
- a CDS encoding TraR/DksA family transcriptional regulator, with translation MLALPKDRFASDCRRELVQLHTTLKQELLAASGSEKKQAALLVELRACEEAIKRIDNGYFGLCKVCGEAIELNRLKAEPTTSCCLSCESKN, from the coding sequence ATGTTGGCTTTACCTAAAGATCGCTTCGCCAGTGACTGTCGTCGTGAGCTGGTTCAGCTCCATACAACGCTTAAACAAGAGCTGTTGGCTGCATCGGGAAGTGAAAAAAAACAAGCAGCCTTGTTGGTCGAGCTGCGAGCTTGTGAGGAAGCTATAAAACGGATTGATAATGGTTATTTTGGTCTATGCAAGGTATGTGGCGAAGCTATAGAACTTAATCGCCTGAAAGCTGAACCGACCACCAGTTGCTGTTTGTCCTGCGAAAGCAAAAACTAA
- the ruvB gene encoding Holliday junction branch migration DNA helicase RuvB — MIEADRFITPVATSPVEEKQDRTVRPQTLQDYEGQPVVREQMEIFIHAARNRSEALDHTLIFGPPGLGKTTLAHIIANEMGGQIRSTSGPVLEKAGDVAAMLTNLEAGDVLFIDEIHRLSPNVEEILYPAMEDYQLDIMIGEGPAARSIKIDLPPFTLVGATTRAGLLTSPLRDRFGIVQRLEFYSVEDLTRIVSRAARLTSTPIDPEGAREIACRARGTPRIANRLLRRARDYAEVRGDGAITRELADLALNMLNVDEKGFDHMDRRMLLAMIEKFGGGPVGVESLAAAISEERDTIEDVLEPYLIQQGFLMRTPRGRVVTDHAYLHFGIKKPYTE, encoded by the coding sequence ATGATAGAAGCCGACCGTTTTATAACACCGGTTGCGACCAGCCCTGTTGAGGAAAAGCAGGATCGTACGGTCAGACCGCAAACCTTGCAGGATTACGAAGGTCAGCCGGTGGTGCGTGAACAGATGGAGATTTTTATCCATGCGGCGCGTAATCGGTCTGAGGCGTTGGATCATACCTTGATTTTTGGCCCGCCGGGGCTGGGTAAAACCACCCTGGCACATATCATTGCTAATGAGATGGGGGGGCAAATCCGCAGCACCTCCGGGCCGGTTCTGGAAAAAGCTGGTGATGTAGCCGCCATGCTAACCAATTTGGAAGCGGGCGATGTGCTGTTTATCGACGAAATTCATCGTCTAAGCCCGAATGTGGAAGAAATACTCTATCCGGCGATGGAAGACTATCAGCTGGATATTATGATAGGTGAAGGGCCCGCAGCCCGTTCTATCAAGATCGATCTGCCACCTTTTACCCTGGTGGGCGCCACTACGCGTGCAGGCCTGTTGACTTCACCCCTACGGGACCGTTTTGGCATCGTGCAGCGGTTGGAATTCTACTCTGTTGAAGACTTGACGCGCATTGTCAGTCGGGCTGCACGCTTAACGTCTACACCAATTGATCCCGAGGGCGCACGTGAAATTGCCTGTCGGGCCCGGGGGACACCGCGTATTGCCAACCGTCTGCTGCGTCGAGCCCGTGATTATGCTGAAGTACGCGGAGATGGTGCGATTACCCGTGAACTAGCTGATCTGGCATTGAATATGCTGAATGTGGACGAAAAAGGCTTTGATCATATGGACCGGCGCATGTTGCTGGCGATGATTGAAAAATTTGGTGGTGGCCCGGTGGGGGTGGAAAGTCTGGCGGCTGCGATCAGCGAAGAGCGCGATACCATTGAAGATGTTTTAGAGCCTTATCTGATACAGCAAGGTTTTCTGATGCGAACACCCCGTGGGCGGGTGGTCACGGATCATGCCTACTTGCATTTCGGCATTAAAAAACCCTATACCGAATAA
- the ruvA gene encoding Holliday junction branch migration protein RuvA has translation MIGHLRGVLLEKYPPFLMLDVGGVGYEVEASMNTFYRLADIGLEVSLYTHLVVREDAQLLYGFTDRQERSVFRELIKTNGVGPKLALTILSGISGDAFIRCVEYEDVATLVKLPGVGKKTAERLIIEMKDRLKHFSAVPAGLRTPQDAAAARQPVVAVVDERREAETALIALGYKPAQATQAIEQASRSLDAEASAEALIRLALRSMIS, from the coding sequence ATGATCGGTCATTTGCGTGGCGTATTACTGGAAAAATACCCTCCATTTCTGATGTTGGACGTTGGTGGGGTTGGTTATGAGGTGGAAGCTTCGATGAACACCTTCTACCGCTTGGCTGATATCGGTCTGGAAGTATCCCTTTATACGCATCTGGTAGTACGTGAAGATGCCCAGTTGTTGTATGGCTTTACCGATCGTCAGGAGCGCAGTGTGTTCCGCGAGCTGATTAAAACCAATGGTGTGGGACCTAAGCTGGCACTGACCATTCTGTCGGGTATCAGTGGTGATGCATTTATCCGCTGTGTAGAGTATGAAGATGTGGCAACCTTGGTAAAACTACCGGGCGTTGGTAAAAAGACGGCTGAGCGTCTGATTATTGAAATGAAAGATCGTCTTAAACACTTCAGTGCCGTGCCAGCCGGGCTTCGGACGCCGCAAGATGCGGCAGCAGCCAGACAGCCAGTTGTAGCGGTGGTGGATGAACGTCGGGAGGCGGAAACAGCGCTGATCGCCCTGGGTTATAAGCCCGCCCAGGCCACGCAGGCCATTGAGCAAGCCAGCCGTTCTCTGGACGCGGAAGCCAGTGCCGAAGCACTGATTCGACTGGCGTTACGGTCCATGATCAGTTAA
- a CDS encoding trimeric intracellular cation channel family protein, which yields MIEIANFVYYADLFGIAIFSVTGVLAARGKQIDLFGIMVLALATSLGGGTLRDLALNAHPLIWIADPILLWTAIGAAVLTFVYCRFWMLPRRALLVLDAAGLALFAIAGAEKAMGLGFSPLIAVIMGVSTGCAGGVIRDLLTGRIPGILQHEEFYATCALIGATFYVLMQGQMQPNLLALSAIALIFCIRMLAIFTGFRLPVFVVTGIDRTPRRVLTGRKKRRLISIKSKGDK from the coding sequence ATGATAGAAATTGCAAATTTTGTCTACTATGCTGATCTGTTTGGCATAGCGATCTTTTCGGTTACCGGTGTGTTGGCTGCACGCGGCAAGCAGATTGATCTGTTTGGTATTATGGTGCTGGCGCTGGCGACTTCGCTCGGTGGCGGTACTCTGCGTGATCTGGCGCTGAATGCACATCCGTTGATCTGGATTGCTGATCCGATCTTGTTGTGGACGGCCATAGGTGCGGCCGTGCTGACCTTTGTTTACTGTCGCTTCTGGATGTTGCCGCGACGGGCCTTACTGGTGCTTGATGCGGCCGGTTTGGCGCTGTTTGCCATTGCTGGTGCTGAAAAAGCGATGGGGCTAGGTTTTTCGCCCCTGATTGCTGTGATTATGGGTGTCAGTACGGGTTGCGCGGGGGGCGTTATTCGGGATTTACTCACTGGACGTATCCCGGGTATTCTCCAGCATGAAGAGTTTTATGCGACTTGCGCTCTGATCGGCGCCACTTTCTATGTGCTCATGCAAGGACAAATGCAGCCGAATTTACTCGCTTTGTCAGCTATTGCATTGATTTTCTGCATTCGTATGCTGGCCATCTTTACTGGCTTTCGTTTGCCGGTGTTTGTGGTCACAGGCATAGATCGTACGCCGCGGCGTGTACTAACTGGGCGAAAAAAACGCCGACTGATATCAATAAAGTCCAAGGGTGATAAATAA
- the ruvC gene encoding crossover junction endodeoxyribonuclease RuvC: MIILGIDPGSRITGYGVINSLKGHNEYIASGCIRIREGELADKLQQVYAGVHEIIERYLPQEFAIEQVFMARNADSALKLGQARGVAIVAAANQSVPVYEYSARKVKQSVVGSGAADKSQVQHMVAHILKLPGLPQADAADALAIALCHAHSRRSLISVAGQHSGRGGRWR; this comes from the coding sequence ATGATCATTCTCGGGATAGACCCTGGATCGCGCATTACCGGCTATGGTGTGATCAATTCACTAAAAGGGCATAACGAATACATTGCCAGTGGTTGCATCCGTATTCGTGAGGGTGAGTTGGCTGATAAGCTGCAGCAGGTGTACGCCGGTGTGCATGAGATTATTGAACGTTATCTGCCACAGGAGTTTGCCATAGAGCAGGTGTTTATGGCGCGCAATGCCGACTCGGCACTGAAACTGGGCCAGGCCAGAGGCGTAGCGATTGTTGCTGCGGCAAATCAATCTGTCCCCGTCTATGAGTACTCGGCACGAAAAGTGAAACAGTCTGTGGTTGGCTCGGGTGCGGCTGATAAGAGTCAGGTGCAACACATGGTGGCGCATATCCTTAAATTACCTGGTTTACCTCAAGCTGACGCGGCTGACGCACTTGCTATTGCGCTGTGCCATGCGCATTCACGCCGTTCATTGATCAGCGTAGCGGGTCAGCATAGCGGGCGCGGTGGGCGTTGGCGATGA
- a CDS encoding YebC/PmpR family DNA-binding transcriptional regulator, translating into MAGHSKWANIKHRKASQDAKRGKIFTKLIRELTVAAKEGGGVPDDNPRLRAAVDKALGANMKKDTIEKAIQRGAGGGDGDNYDELTYEGYGPNGVAILVECMTDNVNRTVSQVRAAFSKHGGNLGTNGSVSYLFDKKGQITFDNGVDEDQIIEAALEAGADDVVSHDDGSIDVFTSVTEFMEVKQSLLQSGLEPVHAEVGMIPSTTVALDVESGQKALKLLDVLEDLDDTQNVYHNADIPEEAML; encoded by the coding sequence ATGGCAGGTCATTCCAAGTGGGCCAATATCAAGCACCGCAAAGCGTCTCAGGATGCCAAGCGCGGTAAAATCTTTACTAAGTTGATTCGTGAATTGACGGTAGCCGCCAAAGAGGGCGGCGGCGTGCCGGACGATAATCCACGTTTGCGGGCGGCTGTTGATAAGGCGCTTGGCGCCAATATGAAAAAAGACACCATTGAAAAAGCCATACAGCGAGGCGCGGGTGGGGGAGACGGTGATAATTACGACGAGCTGACTTATGAGGGCTATGGCCCCAATGGCGTAGCGATACTGGTTGAGTGCATGACCGATAATGTTAACCGGACTGTATCGCAGGTACGTGCTGCTTTCAGTAAGCATGGCGGCAACCTGGGCACTAATGGCTCCGTCTCCTACCTGTTTGATAAAAAAGGCCAGATTACCTTTGATAATGGTGTTGATGAGGATCAGATTATCGAAGCAGCACTTGAAGCTGGTGCAGACGATGTGGTGTCCCATGACGATGGCTCGATTGATGTATTTACCAGCGTCACTGAGTTTATGGAGGTGAAGCAGTCGCTGCTGCAATCAGGGCTTGAACCGGTTCATGCAGAGGTGGGTATGATTCCCTCCACAACGGTAGCGTTAGATGTTGAGTCTGGTCAAAAGGCATTGAAGCTCCTGGACGTGCTGGAAGATCTGGATGACACTCAGAACGTATACCACAATGCTGACATTCCGGAAGAGGCGATGCTTTGA
- the aspS gene encoding aspartate--tRNA ligase, with product MRSHYCGDLRKEHIGQDITLSGWVHRRRDHGGVIFLDVRDREGITQVVFDPDREASFALADSVRNEYVIELKGLVRARPEGTENSEMPTGAIEVLGKELVILNKSDTPPFQLDDHQQVGEDVRLRNRFIDLRRPEIQRKLRFRSKITHYIRNYLEENGFLDIETPILTRATPEGARDYLVPSRTHEGHFFALPQSPQLFKQLLMVSGFDRYYQIAKCFRDEDLRADRQPEFTQIDIETSFMDEEGIMGITEQMIRGLFLEQLNVDLGDFPRMPYSEAMQRYGSDKPDLRNPMELVDVADLVAGVDFKVFAAPATDPKGRVAALKVPGGAELTRKLIDDYTKFVSIYGAKGLAWIKVNALENGAEGLQSPIVKFLGEDVALQIMQRVGAQNGDLVFFGADKAKVVNEALGALRIKVGEDLNLLTQEWAPLWVVDFPMFEEDNNGGLTALHHPFTAPSCSPDELIEAPEGKLSRAYDMVLNGTELGGGSVRIHDQVMQRAVFKVLGISDEEAEEKFGFLLNALRYGAPPHGGLAFGLDRLVMLMTGSASIREVIAFPKTQSAACLLTDAPGEVSAAQLRELNIKLRKTP from the coding sequence ATGCGCAGCCATTATTGCGGCGATCTTCGTAAAGAACATATCGGCCAGGACATTACACTTTCAGGATGGGTTCACCGTCGTCGGGATCATGGTGGCGTTATCTTTCTGGATGTCAGAGATCGTGAAGGCATCACCCAGGTGGTGTTTGACCCGGATCGTGAAGCCAGCTTTGCCCTGGCTGACAGTGTTCGTAATGAATATGTGATTGAGTTGAAAGGACTGGTTCGTGCCCGCCCTGAAGGTACCGAAAATTCGGAGATGCCAACCGGTGCGATTGAAGTACTGGGCAAAGAATTAGTGATTTTGAACAAGTCAGATACGCCACCTTTCCAGTTGGATGATCATCAGCAGGTGGGCGAAGATGTGCGTCTGCGCAATCGCTTTATTGATCTGCGCCGTCCGGAGATTCAACGTAAACTGCGTTTCCGTTCAAAAATTACCCACTATATCCGTAACTATCTGGAAGAAAATGGTTTTCTGGATATTGAAACGCCAATTCTGACGCGTGCTACACCCGAAGGTGCGCGTGACTATCTGGTACCTAGCCGTACCCACGAAGGGCATTTTTTCGCGCTGCCACAGTCACCGCAGTTGTTCAAGCAACTGCTGATGGTGTCAGGGTTTGACCGTTACTATCAGATTGCCAAGTGCTTTCGTGATGAAGATCTGCGTGCTGATCGTCAACCGGAATTCACTCAGATCGATATAGAAACCTCCTTTATGGACGAAGAAGGTATCATGGGGATTACTGAGCAGATGATCCGTGGCCTGTTCCTGGAACAGCTGAATGTGGATCTGGGAGACTTCCCGCGCATGCCTTACTCAGAGGCGATGCAGCGCTATGGTTCCGATAAGCCGGATCTGCGTAATCCGATGGAATTGGTCGATGTGGCTGATCTGGTGGCGGGTGTTGACTTCAAAGTGTTTGCCGCACCAGCCACTGACCCTAAAGGACGTGTAGCCGCCCTGAAAGTGCCGGGTGGAGCCGAACTGACGCGTAAACTGATTGATGACTACACTAAATTTGTATCCATCTACGGTGCTAAAGGCCTGGCCTGGATCAAGGTTAATGCATTGGAAAACGGTGCTGAAGGGCTACAATCACCGATTGTGAAGTTCCTGGGTGAAGATGTAGCACTGCAGATCATGCAGCGTGTTGGAGCCCAGAACGGCGATCTGGTGTTCTTTGGTGCGGATAAGGCCAAGGTAGTTAATGAAGCCTTGGGCGCGTTGCGTATTAAAGTGGGTGAAGATCTGAACCTGCTCACGCAGGAATGGGCACCACTATGGGTGGTCGACTTCCCGATGTTTGAAGAAGACAATAATGGTGGCCTGACCGCCTTGCATCATCCATTTACGGCACCCAGCTGCAGCCCGGATGAGCTGATTGAGGCTCCTGAGGGTAAGCTGTCCCGTGCTTACGATATGGTACTGAATGGTACTGAATTGGGTGGTGGTTCGGTGCGTATTCATGATCAGGTCATGCAGCGGGCGGTATTTAAAGTACTCGGCATTAGCGATGAAGAAGCTGAAGAAAAATTTGGCTTCCTGCTCAACGCCCTGCGATACGGCGCGCCGCCACACGGTGGTTTGGCCTTTGGTCTGGATCGTCTGGTGATGTTGATGACTGGGTCTGCCTCTATTCGTGAGGTGATTGCCTTCCCGAAAACACAGAGCGCTGCCTGTCTGTTGACCGATGCGCCGGGTGAAGTCAGTGCCGCACAGTTACGCGAACTGAATATCAAGTTGCGCAAGACGCCCTGA
- a CDS encoding DUF2207 domain-containing protein yields the protein MKRLILMLFFSLIAVSAGADERILDFHSDMTVREDGSMKVIETIKVRSEGMSIKRGIYRTIPTRYRGAFGSYIETPIAIISVARDGEQEPIRVEARGRYLDLYIGNRNRLLKPGEYTYTISYVIERHLGFFDDYDELYWNVNGNKWELPIDRVSAKVHLPEGAVSDDFSAEAYTGPLGSKDQLFQSEINTTGIYFETTQRLAKGEGLSIVVTWPKGVVKHPTPLQRFGWYISDNQDTVVLLMGLFTLVIFYLFIWLAHGRDPKPGVIIPQYDPPAGYSPGAIRYIMNQGIDTKTFSTALVSLATKGYLILVQKESNYAAKRTDKAVSDDLCPAEKALLESLFEDLLSTTVDFDQENQEQIQAAIEANRQALRQHCDKEYFRNNRQFLLPGILITLFTLISFVASKPFIEIGILVLFLSLWMTLFTFALDWFVKNFRPFEVKIDFHSIKDFVALLIFMLTLFFFVVFLIFALIMSTSLINVVALLLLLIIHHVFSKLIKAPTLAGRDFLDKMEGFKLYLTVAEQDEWQLKHPPEKTPELFERLFPYAMALDLEQPWTDRFTMIFANMKRQGQPYKYTGLSSRSLSLPDAALASALASSINQATVIKSTGSRGSSSSSFSSGSSSGSSGGGRGGGGGGGW from the coding sequence ATGAAACGTTTAATACTAATGCTGTTTTTTTCTTTGATAGCGGTATCTGCTGGAGCTGACGAGCGCATTCTCGATTTTCACAGCGATATGACTGTTCGTGAAGATGGCAGCATGAAGGTCATTGAAACGATCAAAGTGCGCTCTGAAGGAATGTCGATTAAGCGCGGCATCTACCGCACTATTCCGACCCGTTATAGGGGTGCTTTTGGAAGCTACATTGAAACCCCTATAGCTATTATAAGTGTAGCCCGTGATGGTGAGCAGGAGCCTATTCGTGTTGAAGCAAGAGGACGATATCTCGATTTATACATAGGCAATAGAAATCGTCTGCTGAAACCCGGTGAGTATACCTATACTATATCCTATGTGATTGAACGACACCTCGGCTTCTTTGATGACTATGATGAGCTCTATTGGAATGTCAATGGTAATAAGTGGGAGTTGCCGATTGACCGCGTTAGTGCCAAGGTACACTTGCCTGAAGGTGCTGTGTCCGATGATTTTAGCGCTGAAGCCTACACCGGGCCTCTCGGTTCTAAAGATCAACTCTTTCAAAGCGAAATAAATACAACAGGAATTTATTTTGAAACCACTCAGCGATTGGCTAAAGGCGAAGGGCTTAGTATTGTTGTGACCTGGCCGAAAGGCGTTGTTAAGCATCCAACTCCTTTGCAGCGGTTTGGTTGGTATATAAGCGATAATCAAGATACCGTGGTCCTTCTTATGGGGCTCTTTACGTTAGTAATATTTTATCTGTTTATTTGGCTGGCTCATGGCCGAGATCCAAAACCGGGTGTTATTATCCCGCAGTACGACCCTCCGGCTGGTTACTCTCCGGGTGCCATTCGTTACATTATGAACCAAGGTATTGATACTAAAACCTTTAGCACGGCGCTGGTTAGTTTAGCCACCAAGGGATACCTCATCTTGGTGCAAAAAGAATCCAATTACGCCGCAAAGCGAACAGACAAAGCTGTTAGTGATGATCTATGTCCTGCTGAAAAGGCTTTATTGGAAAGTCTTTTCGAAGATTTGCTATCAACGACTGTGGATTTTGATCAGGAAAACCAAGAGCAAATTCAGGCTGCTATAGAGGCCAATCGACAGGCGTTAAGGCAGCATTGTGATAAAGAGTATTTTCGTAATAACAGACAATTTTTGCTACCAGGCATATTGATTACATTGTTTACGTTAATATCTTTTGTGGCGTCCAAACCGTTTATAGAAATAGGTATTTTGGTTCTGTTTTTATCCTTATGGATGACATTGTTTACGTTTGCTCTGGATTGGTTTGTGAAGAATTTTCGCCCATTTGAAGTTAAAATAGATTTCCATTCTATAAAGGATTTTGTTGCCCTTTTGATTTTTATGTTAACTCTATTTTTCTTTGTGGTGTTTTTGATTTTTGCTTTGATTATGAGTACTTCGCTGATAAATGTGGTTGCACTGCTGCTGCTTTTAATAATACATCATGTGTTTAGTAAGTTGATAAAAGCACCAACACTCGCTGGTCGAGATTTTTTGGATAAAATGGAAGGGTTTAAACTTTATCTTACCGTGGCAGAGCAAGATGAGTGGCAGCTCAAACATCCTCCTGAAAAAACACCAGAGCTATTCGAACGCTTGTTTCCTTATGCCATGGCTTTGGATTTAGAGCAGCCTTGGACGGATCGCTTCACTATGATATTTGCTAACATGAAAAGGCAAGGGCAGCCGTATAAATATACAGGGCTTTCCAGCCGTAGCTTGTCTCTTCCAGATGCAGCACTGGCATCTGCTTTAGCTAGCTCAATTAATCAAGCCACTGTAATTAAAAGCACTGGTTCGCGAGGCTCGAGTTCGAGTAGTTTTAGTTCAGGTAGCAGTAGCGGTTCGTCTGGTGGTGGTCGTGGTGGCGGCGGTGGGGGTGGCTGGTAA
- a CDS encoding HIT domain-containing protein, which produces MDELELEFELHPRLQADTWVLGDFPLCRLLLMNDANYPWFILVPRRAGVTEVYHLSASERAQLIEESSALSETLADLFMARKMNVAALGNMVSQLHLHHVVRYEDDIAWPGPVWGVAEARPYTAEQAEEISRKLEVLLDGELAFKLSD; this is translated from the coding sequence ATGGACGAACTGGAACTTGAATTTGAACTCCATCCACGCTTGCAGGCCGATACCTGGGTTCTGGGCGACTTTCCCCTGTGCCGCTTGTTACTCATGAATGATGCCAACTATCCCTGGTTTATTCTGGTGCCGCGCCGCGCAGGTGTTACCGAAGTCTATCACTTGTCAGCCTCGGAGCGTGCGCAGTTGATTGAAGAATCGTCGGCGTTGAGCGAAACCCTGGCCGACTTGTTTATGGCACGCAAGATGAATGTTGCCGCATTGGGTAACATGGTATCGCAGCTGCATCTGCATCATGTTGTGCGCTATGAGGATGATATCGCCTGGCCAGGACCTGTCTGGGGTGTGGCCGAGGCGCGACCCTACACAGCCGAACAGGCCGAGGAAATCAGTCGGAAACTTGAAGTGCTGCTGGATGGCGAGCTGGCATTTAAATTATCAGATTAG
- a CDS encoding GNAT family N-acetyltransferase: MYQIRFCDSIDKIPASTWDALCNTDYPFIRHAFLKALEDSGSVSAATGWQPMHMQLWRGDEVVGVMPLYIKDHSYGEYVFDWSWADAWERNGLDYYPKLVTAIPYTPAQGPRYGSQLPDAEVCQAFYAGIQQLGQQITASSWHGLFVTDSLHTTFAAQGCSARMGLQYHWFNRGYHSFDDYLSHFSSRKRKNVRKERQKVQDQGIEHDWVSGKDLTDQDMQHFWIFYQMTHLKRGRRGYLTRAFFEQLRQSLADKLVFCFARQGDNTLAGALFFRDSTTLYGRYWGCTEAFDSLHFETCYYQGIDYAIAQGLERFDPGAQGEHKIARGFEPVPTWSVHHIEHPGLRTAVEDFVIKEATQLRLYQAQLREGLPFRQVD, from the coding sequence ATGTATCAAATACGCTTTTGCGACAGTATAGACAAGATACCCGCCAGCACCTGGGACGCGCTTTGCAACACCGACTACCCGTTTATCCGGCACGCTTTTCTTAAGGCACTGGAAGACTCAGGTTCGGTATCCGCGGCTACCGGCTGGCAGCCCATGCATATGCAGCTATGGCGCGGCGATGAGGTGGTCGGGGTCATGCCTCTATATATCAAAGACCACTCTTACGGTGAGTATGTGTTCGACTGGAGCTGGGCGGATGCCTGGGAGCGTAACGGACTGGATTATTATCCCAAACTGGTGACAGCTATTCCCTATACGCCCGCGCAAGGACCCAGGTACGGCAGCCAACTGCCAGACGCCGAAGTCTGTCAGGCTTTTTATGCCGGTATCCAACAATTAGGACAACAGATTACAGCCAGTAGCTGGCATGGTTTATTTGTCACCGATTCGCTGCACACAACCTTTGCAGCCCAAGGCTGCTCCGCGCGTATGGGGCTGCAATACCACTGGTTTAACCGCGGCTATCATAGCTTTGACGATTACCTGAGCCATTTCAGCTCACGCAAACGTAAAAATGTACGTAAGGAACGCCAGAAAGTACAAGATCAAGGCATTGAGCATGACTGGGTCAGCGGCAAGGATCTGACCGATCAGGATATGCAACACTTCTGGATTTTTTACCAAATGACCCACCTCAAACGTGGGCGCCGAGGCTATCTGACACGAGCTTTTTTTGAGCAGTTACGCCAATCACTCGCTGACAAGCTGGTGTTCTGTTTTGCCCGACAGGGTGATAATACGCTCGCTGGCGCGCTGTTTTTTCGTGATAGCACCACCCTGTATGGGCGTTACTGGGGTTGTACCGAAGCCTTCGACAGTCTGCATTTTGAAACCTGCTATTATCAGGGTATCGACTATGCCATCGCGCAAGGGCTTGAGCGCTTTGATCCAGGCGCCCAAGGTGAACACAAAATCGCCCGTGGCTTTGAGCCGGTGCCTACCTGGTCAGTACACCATATAGAACACCCGGGATTGCGTACCGCCGTAGAGGATTTTGTTATCAAGGAGGCCACGCAACTGCGACTCTATCAAGCGCAGTTGCGTGAAGGATTGCCCTTTCGTCAGGTTGACTAA